The genomic window CGACCTGGACGTCGTCTGGTTCGAGGAGGGCGACGGTGTCGCGGTGCTGGAGGACGGCGCGCCCCTGTTCGTCATCCCCGGCTGGTCCGACATCGGCCGCGGCATCCCCGGCTACAGCCGCGGCGCGACCGCGCAGAGCCCCTACGCGTTCCCGCTGAGCGACGAGATCGACGCGTTCGAGGTCAGGATCGAGCGGGCCCGGCGGCACTGGGACGACGTGGCGTCCGACGAGTCCTGGGCCGACTTCCAGCAGTCGGTGCTCGGCCACCTCCTGCAGCGCCTCGGCCCCGGCGGGCACTACTGGCACGACGTCGGACGCGGGCTCACCGGCGGCGCCGCCCCCACGGTCGGGCTCAGCGAGCGTCCCCCGCAGCACGACCGCGACCACGCCGTGCTGAGCACCGTCGGGATGAGCCGGCAGCGGATGCCCACGATCGAGCTGTACGAGGACGACGTCTCCCCGCACGCGCGCATCGAGCTGGCGGTGGCGACCTCCCTACCGGCCCGGCGTGCGGGCAGCATCTTCCCGTGGCTGGCGCAGTACCCGTGGCGCTCGGTGACGTGGTTCGCCCCGGGCGACGTGGTCAAGTGGTACCACGAGGCCCGGACATTCCCGCTCGGCGGCGAGGACACGGCCTGGGAGGGCGTCCTGCTCCTGGACGACCCGAGCCGCCTCGCCGGACCCGTCCCGCCCGGCCTGACGGGCCTGTCGTTCGACGGCGACCCGGTCCGGTGGCTGTGGCTCGTCCCCATCACCGGGGAGGAGCACCGCTACGCCAAGAGCGAGGGCTCGGAGGCGCTGATCCGCCGTCTCGCCCAGCAGGGACGGTCCTGGATCGTCTCCTGACCGCCGGAAAGTACTGACGCGAAGGCCACAGAAATCAGGCCGGGACGAACAGCTCCAGCAGCAGCCACACGACGGGCGCGGTCGCGATCAGCGAGTCCAGCCGGTCCATGACGCCGCCGTGGCCCGGCAGCAGATTGCCCATGTCCTTGATGCCGAGATCGCGCTTGATCACCGACTCCATGAGGTCGCCGACGGTCGCGGTGACGACGGCGGCGAGCCCGACCAGCACGCCCGGCCATACCCGGTGGTCGTCCAGCAACCACCACATCAGCCACGTCGCGACGAGCATGCAGGTCAGCGCCGAGCCGCTGACGCCCTCCCAGGTCTTCTTCGGGCTGATCCTCGGCGCGAGCTTGTGCCGTCCGAGATAGGTGCCCGCGAAGTACCCGCCGATGTCGCTCGCGACGGTCGTGGCGATGAAGATGACGATCCGGTGGTCGCCGTCGTCGGGCCGCATCAGCAGCGCGACGATCCCGCCCATCAGCACCAGATAACCGGTCACGAACACACCGGCCGTCATGTCCCGGACGTAGCCGTCGCTGCCCGCGAGCATCCGCGCGATCATCACCGCGAGGACGGTGAGCGCGACGACCGCCACCAGCCCTTTCGCGTCCCAGAAGTACGCGGCCAGCGGCGAGGCCGCCATTCCCGCCACGATCGGCGGGAACGGCACCTGGATCTCGCGCGCTTTGAGGGCGTCGGCCAGTTCCCGCGCCCCGAGGCACAGGAACACGATCATCACCGCGAGGAAGATCTCCTTCACGGTGTAGAGGGAGACCAGGACGAGCGCGCCGAGGGAGATCCCGACCACGAACGCGATCGGGAGGTTCCGCCCCCCGCCCTTCTTCGGCGCGGGCGCCTCGGCTCCGTCGTCCGGCCCGGCAGGGGTGGTCACAAGGTCACCGGTCTTGTCGACGTCCATCAGACTTCGAGCAGCTCGGCCTTCTTGTGCTCCAGAAGCTCGTCGATCTGCGCCACGTACCGCTGCGTCGCGTCGTCGAGCTCCTTCTCCGCGCGACGGACGTCGTCCTCGCCGGCCTCGCCGTCCTTGGCGAGCTTCTCCAGCGTGTCCTTGGCGCGCCGCCGGATGTTGCGGACGGACACCTTCGCGTCCTCGGCCTTGGTCCCCGCGACCTTGATGAACTCGCGCCGGCGCTCCTCCGACAGCTCGGGGAAGACGACGCGGATGACGTTGCCGTCATTGGTCGGGTTCACACCGAGGTCGCTGTCGCGGATCGCCCGCTCGACCGCTGCGGACGACGACTTGTCGAAGACCTGGACGACGACCATCCGCGGTTCGGGCAGCGTGAACGACGCGAGCTGGTTGACCGGCGTCGGCGTGCCGTAGTACTCCGCGGTGATCTTGTTGAACATGGCGGGGGTGACGCGTCCGGTGCGGATGGTCTGGAAGTCCTCCTTGGCGACCGCGACCGCCTTCTCCATCTTCTCCTCGGCTTCGAGGAGGGTCTCGTCGATCACTTCGACTCCCGGTTCACCTTGGTCGTCCGTTTATGTCCCGCTCGTACGCGGTCAGCCGTCCGCCGGGCTGACCAGTGTGCCGATCTTCTCACCGCGAACGGCCCGGACGATGTTGCCCTGCCCCATCAGATCGAACACGACGATGGGAAGCGCGTTGTCCATGCACAGGCTGATGGCCGTGGCGTCCATGACCTTCAGGCCCCGCTGCAGGACTTCACCGTAGTCCAGCCGGTCGAACTTGACCGCGTCCGGATTCTTCCGCGGGTCCGCGTCGTACACGCCGTCCACCTGCGTCGCCTTGAGCACCGCGTCCGCGCCGATCTCCAGCGCGCGCTGCGCGGCGGTGGTGTCGGTGGAGAAGAACGGCTGGCCGAGGCCCGCGCCGAAGATCACGACGCGGCCCTTCTCCAGGTGGCGCATCGCGCGGCGCGGGATGTACGGCTCGGCGACCTGACTCATCGTGATCGCCGTCTGGACGCGGGTGTCGAGGCCCAGCTTCTCCAGGAAGTCCTGCAGCGCCAGGCAGTTGATCACGGTGCCGATCATGCCCATGTAGTCGCCGCGGCCCCGGTCCATGCCGCGTTCGGCGAGCTGCGCGCCGCGGAACATGTTGCCGCCGCCGCACACCACCGCCACCTGCACGCCGTCCCGGACGGCCTCGGCGACGGCCTCGGCGACGTGCTGGACGACCGCCGGGTCGATGCCGAGCGGGTCCCCCCCGGCGAACGCCTCGCCGGACAGCTTCAGCAGAACGCGCTTCCAGCCCGCACGCGGGGCATGGGCGGACGGCGAGGCCGCCGCCGTGTCAGTGGTGGTCTTCTCCGGCACGTCGGCGGCCTCCCTGTCGCGTTCTGAAAAAATCGGTCCCGGTTACTCGGGGACCTAGGCCTGGCCGACCTTGAAGCGGGCGAAACGGACGACGTTGACGCCCGCCTCGTCCAGAACCTTGGCAATGGTCTTCTTGCCGTCCTTGACGAACGCCTGCTCCAGCAGGACGAAGTCGCGGAAGTAGGCGTTGACCCGACCCTCGACGATCTTGGGGATCGCCTGCTCGGGCTTGCCCTCGTCGCGGGTGAGCTGCTCGGCGAGCGCCCGCTCCTTCTCGATCGCCTCGGCCGGGATGTCGTCCCGGGTGAGGTACTTCGGCGACATCGCGGCGACCTGCTGCGCGACGTCCTTGGCGACCTCGGCGTTCTCCTTGTCCAGCTCGACCAGCACACCGGTGGTCGGCGGCAGGGACGGGTCGGACTTGTGCAGGTAGCTCGCCACGTACGCGCCCTTGTAGTGCGCGAGGCGGCCGATCTCCAGCTTCTCGCCGATCTTGGCGCTGGCCTCCTGGACCAGGGCCTCGACGGTCTTGCCGGGCTCGATCTCGGCGGCCAGCAGGGCCGCCGCGTCCGCGACGCCGCTGGTGGACGCGAACTCGACGAGCCGGTCGGCCAGCGCGATGAACTCGGCGTTCTTGGCGACGAAGTCGGTCTCGCACTTGATCTCCAGGAGGGCGCCGTCGCCCTGGCCCTGGAAGTACTGCGCGATGAGGCCGTTGGCGGCGGTGCGCTCGGCACGCTTGCCGACGTCCTTGGCGCCCTTGAGACGCAGGATCTCGACGGCCTTGTCGAAGTCGCCCTCGGCCTCGGTGAGAGCGTTTTTACAGGCCATCATGCCGGAGCCGGTCAGTTCGCGGAGCCGCTTGACGTCGGCGGCGGTGAAGTCAGCCATCGTTCTTTCGTCTCTGTGTGGTGGAAAGACTGTGGGCGACCGGTCCCCGGGATCGCTCCCGGGGACCGCGTGTCGTCAGGCCTGCTCGGCGGCGCCGTCGGCGGCCGGCTCGGCGGGCTGCTCGGTCTCGACCTCGGCCGCGGCCTCAGCCGGGGCGGCCTCGGTCTCGGTCTCGGCCGGGGCGGCGGGGGCCTCGGCCTCGGCGGCCGGCTGCTCGGCCGGCTGCTCGGCGGGGGCCTGCTCCTTGTTCTCCAGCAGGTCGCGCTCCCACTCGGTGAGCGGCTCGGCGGCGGCCCCGGCCTCGGCGGGCTTCTCGTCGCCGCCGGTAGCGGCGCCCGCGCGGGCGATGAGACCGTCGGCGACGGCGTCGGCGACCACCCGGGTCAGCATGCTGACGCTGCGGATCGCGTCGTCGTTGCCGGGGATCGGGTAGTCGACCTCGTCGGGGTCGCAGTTGGTGTCCAGGATCGCGACGACCGGGATGCCGAGCTTCTTGGCCTCGTTGACCGCGATGTGCTCCTTCTTGGTGTCCACGATCCAGACGGCGCTCGGCACCTTGGCCATGTCGCGGATACCGCCGAGGGTGCGCTCCAGCTTGTCCTTCTCGCGGCGAAGGCCGAGGAGCTCCTTCTTGGTCATGCCGGAGCCGGCCACGTCGTCGTAGTCGATCTCCTCCAGCTCCTTGAGCCGCGTGAGCCGCTTGTGGACGGTGGAGAAGTTGGTGAGCATGCCGCCCAGCCAGCGCTGGTTGACGTAGGGCATCCCGACCCGCGCGGCCTGCTCGGCGATGGCCTCCTGGGCCTGCTTCTTCGTGCCGACGAA from Actinomadura rubteroloni includes these protein-coding regions:
- a CDS encoding suppressor of fused domain protein; the encoded protein is MSVLRRGTASARRAEAGAVRTETSPYGARRLVIESDGIVTSASLLDKQDKVVGAVWVANHEEAPAGPDQVRLDAGFAPLMPATHIRSRAGRGPLVGDDLDVVWFEEGDGVAVLEDGAPLFVIPGWSDIGRGIPGYSRGATAQSPYAFPLSDEIDAFEVRIERARRHWDDVASDESWADFQQSVLGHLLQRLGPGGHYWHDVGRGLTGGAAPTVGLSERPPQHDRDHAVLSTVGMSRQRMPTIELYEDDVSPHARIELAVATSLPARRAGSIFPWLAQYPWRSVTWFAPGDVVKWYHEARTFPLGGEDTAWEGVLLLDDPSRLAGPVPPGLTGLSFDGDPVRWLWLVPITGEEHRYAKSEGSEALIRRLAQQGRSWIVS
- a CDS encoding phosphatidate cytidylyltransferase produces the protein MDVDKTGDLVTTPAGPDDGAEAPAPKKGGGRNLPIAFVVGISLGALVLVSLYTVKEIFLAVMIVFLCLGARELADALKAREIQVPFPPIVAGMAASPLAAYFWDAKGLVAVVALTVLAVMIARMLAGSDGYVRDMTAGVFVTGYLVLMGGIVALLMRPDDGDHRIVIFIATTVASDIGGYFAGTYLGRHKLAPRISPKKTWEGVSGSALTCMLVATWLMWWLLDDHRVWPGVLVGLAAVVTATVGDLMESVIKRDLGIKDMGNLLPGHGGVMDRLDSLIATAPVVWLLLELFVPA
- the frr gene encoding ribosome recycling factor is translated as MIDETLLEAEEKMEKAVAVAKEDFQTIRTGRVTPAMFNKITAEYYGTPTPVNQLASFTLPEPRMVVVQVFDKSSSAAVERAIRDSDLGVNPTNDGNVIRVVFPELSEERRREFIKVAGTKAEDAKVSVRNIRRRAKDTLEKLAKDGEAGEDDVRRAEKELDDATQRYVAQIDELLEHKKAELLEV
- the pyrH gene encoding UMP kinase, giving the protein MPEKTTTDTAAASPSAHAPRAGWKRVLLKLSGEAFAGGDPLGIDPAVVQHVAEAVAEAVRDGVQVAVVCGGGNMFRGAQLAERGMDRGRGDYMGMIGTVINCLALQDFLEKLGLDTRVQTAITMSQVAEPYIPRRAMRHLEKGRVVIFGAGLGQPFFSTDTTAAQRALEIGADAVLKATQVDGVYDADPRKNPDAVKFDRLDYGEVLQRGLKVMDATAISLCMDNALPIVVFDLMGQGNIVRAVRGEKIGTLVSPADG
- the tsf gene encoding translation elongation factor Ts, translated to MADFTAADVKRLRELTGSGMMACKNALTEAEGDFDKAVEILRLKGAKDVGKRAERTAANGLIAQYFQGQGDGALLEIKCETDFVAKNAEFIALADRLVEFASTSGVADAAALLAAEIEPGKTVEALVQEASAKIGEKLEIGRLAHYKGAYVASYLHKSDPSLPPTTGVLVELDKENAEVAKDVAQQVAAMSPKYLTRDDIPAEAIEKERALAEQLTRDEGKPEQAIPKIVEGRVNAYFRDFVLLEQAFVKDGKKTIAKVLDEAGVNVVRFARFKVGQA
- the rpsB gene encoding 30S ribosomal protein S2: MAPVVTMRQLLESGVHFGHQTRRWNPKMKRFILTERNGIYIIDLQQSLSYIDRAFEFVKATVAHGGTILFVGTKKQAQEAIAEQAARVGMPYVNQRWLGGMLTNFSTVHKRLTRLKELEEIDYDDVAGSGMTKKELLGLRREKDKLERTLGGIRDMAKVPSAVWIVDTKKEHIAVNEAKKLGIPVVAILDTNCDPDEVDYPIPGNDDAIRSVSMLTRVVADAVADGLIARAGAATGGDEKPAEAGAAAEPLTEWERDLLENKEQAPAEQPAEQPAAEAEAPAAPAETETEAAPAEAAAEVETEQPAEPAADGAAEQA